From the genome of Oncorhynchus tshawytscha isolate Ot180627B linkage group LG31, Otsh_v2.0, whole genome shotgun sequence, one region includes:
- the LOC112233317 gene encoding uncharacterized protein LOC112233317 has product MKMYGIDRDRHFIHLHCLWIVGYVASSPLHSIPVSISCNVGSQAILPCKWKSQLDKIPVCHVQWQTPDETVFEQMGAQRWQATEFEGRVEVPEEKLWQGDCSLILHDVQFGDVGLYESFMVVDRARNKRRVFIQSVQLSVHDHTSEESLRVGETLDLKLHTPQAKKVVFQGRNSTEMTVLWMRGEEEVNSGRLKEVKGFVVLKGLKIDDCGTYTVLDSHGLPVSTVHLTVEAYQVDETQKFHEIQGKQALIGKSTYNRSSSLLMLFVLLFSPLIQHLL; this is encoded by the exons ATGAAAATGTATGGCATAGACAGGGACCG ACATTTCATACATCTTCATTGTCTGTGGATTGTCGGCTATGTTG cctcctccccCCTGCATTCCattcctgtctccatctcttgcAATGTGGGAAGCCAAGCCATCCTTCCCTGCAAGTGGAAGTCCCAGCTAGACAAAATCCCAGTTTGCCATGTCCAGTGGCAGACACCTGATGAGACAGTGTTTGAACAGATGGGGGCGCAACGGTGGCAGGCAACCGAGTTTGAGGGGCGGGTGGAGGTACCTGAGGAAAAGCTGTGGCAGGGAGACTGCTCTCTGATCTTGCATGACGTGCAGTTTGGGGATGTGGGGCTTTACGAGAGCTTCATGGTGGTTGACAGGGCACGTAATAAGAGACGGGTGTTCATCCAGAGTGTCCAGCTCTCAGTCCATG ACCACACGTCCGAGGAGTCCTTGAGGGTGGGTGAAACCCTGGACCTGAAGCTCCACACTCCCCAGGCCAAGAAAGTGGTCTTCCAGGGGAGGAACAGCACAGAGATGACGGTCCTGTGGATGAGGGGTGAAGAGGAGGTCAACAGTGGTCGTCTTAAGGAGGTCAAAGGGTTTGTGGTCCTCAAAGGGTTGAAGATAGACGACTGTGGGACATATACCGTGTTGGATTCCCACGGGCTGCCGGTTAGCACGGTTCATCTTACAGTGGAAG CATATCAGGTTGATGAAACTCAAAAATTCCATGAGATCCAGGGCAAACAAGCACTTATCG GTAAATCAACATATAACAGGTCCTCCTCTCTGCTTATGTTATTTGTCCTGCTGTTCAGTCCCCTGATTCAACATCTCCTCTAA